A section of the Polynucleobacter sp. AP-Sving-400A-A2 genome encodes:
- a CDS encoding DUF502 domain-containing protein, with product MKKYFIAGILVWAPMSITIWVIGWGLGLLDGVFGSVMHAIITVFPNQFSGDLQHFRELPGVGILIVVSVIMITGLLAINFAGQWWMKVWDRLVNRIPIVRSIYSSVQQVSSTLFSGSGQAFSKALLIRYPHADSWAIAFQTGMPAKEVAAKLGEDYVNVFLPTTPNPTSGFFMIVPRAHTIELEMSVEEALKHIVSMGSVPPTSSTGLTATQSNPHL from the coding sequence ATGAAAAAATACTTTATCGCAGGCATTCTAGTGTGGGCACCGATGTCAATCACTATTTGGGTGATTGGATGGGGATTGGGCCTGCTCGACGGTGTTTTTGGTTCTGTAATGCATGCCATTATTACCGTGTTCCCCAATCAGTTTTCCGGTGATTTGCAACATTTCCGTGAATTACCAGGTGTGGGCATTCTGATTGTTGTTTCAGTCATCATGATCACTGGATTACTTGCAATTAATTTTGCGGGGCAGTGGTGGATGAAGGTATGGGATCGCTTGGTGAATCGCATTCCGATTGTGCGATCGATTTACTCTAGTGTTCAACAAGTATCTTCCACTTTATTTTCTGGAAGCGGCCAGGCGTTTAGCAAGGCATTATTAATTCGCTATCCCCATGCAGACTCTTGGGCGATTGCATTTCAGACTGGTATGCCAGCAAAAGAAGTTGCGGCTAAGTTGGGTGAGGACTACGTGAATGTTTTCCTGCCAACTACTCCAAACCCAACCTCTGGATTTTTTATGATCGTCCCACGTGCACACACCATTGAATTAGAGATGAGTGTTGAAGAGGCGCTCAAACATATTGTTTCAATGGGATCTGTTCCCCCCACCAGTTCAACTGGTTTGACTGCTACTCAGTCAAACCCTCATCTTTGA